From a region of the Synchiropus splendidus isolate RoL2022-P1 chromosome 12, RoL_Sspl_1.0, whole genome shotgun sequence genome:
- the sprtn gene encoding DNA-dependent metalloprotease SPRTN, with protein sequence MDADLLLAIELQQQFDSELAASLPSAQASDARKRHGTASDVVPYWKPERPLSIVDESWETLDPSPDVRSMFLEFNDTFFWGKLSGVEVKWSARMTLCAGVCSYEGRGGLCSIRLSEPLLKLRPRKDLVETLLHEMIHALLFVTQNNRDRDGHGPEFCKHMKRINAASGTNISVYHDFHDEVDVYRQHWWRCDGPCQTRKPYFGYVKRAMNRAPSRLDPWWGDHQRTCGGTYTKVKEPEGYGKKGKKGGRKEEKMAGSQKPSSSSAAGSGSQDIRKIIPFSGKGFLLGGESSSSQVPVTGSPALPLPPSPPKPSASLKPLSSTGLEAPKKRSVGNTRAFVNIDGSPVRIQRSSDGSSGRQAADHTRHKSLEDLFSRKPAASPALPKTSIRPPPLSGSSRDSTAAAGGPPPRKRPRDATDPAGIFLFFQKRLSSQAAASAAQGTSGTSGTSTPPPPAPQHTEPAAFPRVTVPCPVCQQMILESSINQHLDSCLSQQCF encoded by the exons ATGGACGCGGATCTGCTCCTCGCCATCgagctccagcagcagttcGACAGCGAGCTCGCGGCGTCTCTTCCCTCCGCACAGGCGTCGGACGCCAGGAAGCGCCACGGGACCGCGAGCGATGTTGTGCCCTACTGGAAGCCCGAGAGGCCGCTGTCCATCGTGGACGAGTCGTGGGAGACGCTGGACCCGAGTCCGGACGTCAGGTCCATGTTCCTGGAGTTCAACGACACGTTTTTCTGGGGCAAACTGTCCGGGGTGGAGGTGAAGTGGAGCGCGAGGATGACGCT GTGCGCGGGCGTCTGCTCCTACGAGGGCCGCGGCGGCCTGTGTTCCATCCGGCTCAGCGAACCTCTGCTCAAGCTGCGACCTAGAAAAGACCTGGTGGAG ACGCTGCTCCACGAGATGATCCACGCGCTGCTCTTCGTGACCCAGAACAACCGGGACCGCGACGGACACGGGCCCGAGTTCTGCAAGCACATGAAGCGGATCAACGCAGCCAGCGGGACCAACATCAGC GTCTACCATGACTTCCACGACGAGGTGGACGTGTACCGGCAGCACTGGTGGCGCTGCGACGGCCCCTGTCAGACCCGGAAGCCCTACTTTGGCTACGTGAAGCGGGCGATGAACAGGGCTCCGTCCCGTCTGGACCCGTGGTGGGGAGACCACCAGAGGACGTGCGGGGGGACCTACACCAAAGTGAAGGAGCCGGAAGGTTACGGCAAGAAGGGCAAGAAGGGCGgcaggaaggaggagaagatggctGGAAGTCAGAAACCTTCCAGCTCCTCCGCTGCAG GCTCTGGATCTCAGGACATCCGGAAGATCATCCCCTTCAGCGGTAAAGGCTTCCTGCTGGGGGGAGAGTCGTCCTCGTCTCAGGTGCCTGTCACAGGAAGCCCCGCCTTGCCGCTCCCTCCATCCCCGCCGAAGCCTTCCGCCTCCCTCAAGCCTCTGAGCTCCACAGGGCTGGAGGCGCCCAAGAAGCGCTCAGTGGGAAACACCCGGGCCTTTGTCAACATCGATGGCTCGCCGGTGCGGATCCAGCGGTCCAGCGACGGCAGCAGCGGCCGGCAGGCGGCGGACCACACCAGACACAAGTCCCTGGAAGACCTCTTCAGCAGGAAACCCGCAGCTTCACCAGCTCTGCCCAAGACCTCCATCCGGCCACCTCCTCTCAGCGGGTCCAGCCGCGACAGCACTGCAGCCGCTGGAGGCCCCCCGCCCAGGAAGAGGCCGCGTGACGCCACCGACCCGGCCGGAATCTTCCTTTTCTTCCAGAAGAGGTTGAGCAGTCAGGCTGCTGCGTCGGCTGCTCAGGGGACCTCTGGGACCTCTGGGACCTCCACCCCTCCACCGCCAGCGCCTCAACACACCGAGCCTGCTGCCTTCCCTCGGGTGACGGTCCCGTGTCCCGTGTGTCAGCAGATGATTCTGGAGTCCAGCATCAACCAGCATCTGGACTCCTGTCTGTCCCAACAGTGCTTTTAA
- the fam89a gene encoding sprT-like domain-containing protein Spartan codes for MNGKSASGSAGGMACIEGLPPLPKSLSGLLNSSGGSWREMERMYVKKTMIQDDLSRGRSHADSLLASKPANLDAALALLRKEMVGLRQQDMSLLCQLWSLHESIQEYKGSCQDLSAASSLSMMDNGYFDEDDEYYPEPGATPTGEQPDGGEGLSGAASKNGSGKDDSWDSFHVAI; via the exons ATGAACGGGAAGTCGGCGAGCGGCTCGGCGGGAGGCATGGCGTGCATCGAGGGTCTCCCGCCGCTGCCCAAGAGCCTGAGCGGCTTGCTCAACTCGAGCGGCGGCTCGTGGAGGGAGATGGAGCGGATGTACGTGAAGAAGACCATGATCCAGGACGACCTGAGCCGCGGACGGAGCCACGCCGACAGCCTGCTGGCCAGCAAGCCGGCCAACCTGGACGCGGCTCTGGCCCTGCTGCGCAAGGAGATG GTGGGGCTCCGGCAGCAGGACATGTCCCTGCTGTGTCAACTCTGGTCGCTCCACGAGTCCATCCAGGAATACAAGGGCAGCTGCCAGGACCTCAGCGCCGCCTCCAGCCTCAGCATGATGGACAACGGGTACTTCGACGAGGACGACGAGTACTACCCAGAGCCCGGCGCCACGCCCACCGGAGAGCAGCCGGATGGCGGGGAAGGCCTGAGCGGTGCGGCGTCCAAAAACGGCAGCGGCAAAGACGACAGCTGGGACTCCTTCCACGTCGCCATCTGA
- the exoc8 gene encoding exocyst complex component 8 has product MSETGNRLRKLLESPNFDPQNYVKHLSQQSDGDRDLQEHRQKIQNLADETAQNLKKNVYKNYRQFIETAKEISYLESEMYQLSHILTEQKSIMESVTQSLLSTDKDETSKEMQAAFPKETEELKQRTLTSLLEKVEGAQNIMDTPGRHLIYNGDLVEFDVDNMSHIQKVHAFLMNDCLLIATWLPNRRGTVKYQYNALYDLESFAVVNVKDNPPMKDMFKILMFPDSRIFQAENSKIKKEWLEILDETKKSKVSKDRHKKEEEVPTSPARPEVSTNPFDVDDEELMEAEEVVNLSLEWIQELPEDLDVCIAQRDFEGAVDLLDKLNEYLKDQPVTQKVKELRGRVDERVRQLTEVLVFELSPDRSLRGGPKATRRAVSQLIRLGQSTKACELFLKNRAVAVQTAIRQLRIEGATLLYIHKLCNIFFTSLLETAKEFEMDFAGNTGCYSAFVVWSRSAMRMFVNAFSKQVFDSKESLSTAAECVKVAKEHCQQLTEIGLDLTFTLQSLLVKDVKAALLSYKDVIIEATKHRNSEEMWRRMNLMTPEALAKLKEEMRGCGVNTFEQYTGDDCWVNLSYTVVAFSKQMMNFLEEGLKLYFPELHMVLLESLREIILVAVQHVDYSLRCEQDAEKKAFILQNATFLHDTVLPVMERRFEEGVGKPAKQLQDLRKSTRPVRVNPESTTSLV; this is encoded by the exons ATGTCGGAAACCGGTAACCGACTGCGCAAACTGCTGGAGTCTCCGAATTTCGACCCTCAGAACTACGTGAAGCATCTGTCGCAGCAGTCGGATGGCGACCGAGACCTGCAGGAGCATCGGCAGAAGATCCAGAACCTGGCCGACGAGACGGCGCAGAACCTGAAGAAGAATGTCTACAAGAACTACCGGCAGTTCATCGAAACCGCCAAGGAGATTTCCTACCTGGAGAGCGAGATGTACCAGCTGAGCCACATCCTGACCGAGCAGAAGAGCATCATGGAGAGCGTCACGCAGTCGCTGCTGTCCACAGACAAGGACGAGACCTCCAAGGAGATGCAGGCGGCCTTCCCCAAGGAGACGGAGGAGCTGAAGCAGAGGACTCTCACCTCGCtgctggagaaggtggaggGAGCTCAAAACATCATGGACACTCCAGGGAGGCACTTGATCTACAATGGGGACCTGGTGGAGTTTGACGTGGACAACATGTCCCACATCCAGAAGGTCCACGCCTTCCTCATGAACGACTGCCTGCTGATTGCCACCTGGCTGCCAAACCGCCGCGGCACGGTCAAGTACCAGTACAATGCCCTGTACGACCTGGAGAGCTTTGCTGTGGTCAACGTAAAGGACAACCCTCCCATGAAGGACATGTTCAAGATCCTCATGTTCCCCGACAGCCGTATCTTCCAGGCAGAGAACAGTAAAATCAAGAAGGAGTGGCTGGAGATCCTGGATGAGACCAAGAAGAGCAAGGTCTCGAAAGACCGGCacaagaaagaggaggaagttCCCACTTCCCCGGCGAGACCTGAGGTGTCCACCAACCCTTTCGACGTGGACGATGAGGAACTGATGGAGGCAGAAGAAGTCGTGAACCTCAGTCTGGAGTGGATTCAGGAGCTGCCCGAGGACCTGGACGTGTGCATCGCTCAGAGAGACTTTGAAGGAGCCGTGGATCTTCTGGACAAGCTGAACGAATATCTGAAGGACCAGCCGGTCACTCAGAAGGTCAAGGAGCTGCGGGGCAGAGTGGACGAGCGAGTGCGTCAGCTGACCGAGGTGCTGGTGTTCGAGCTGTCGCCTGACCGGTCGCTCCGTGGCGGACCCAAAGCCACCCGCAGGGCTGTGTCCCAGCTGATCCGACTCG gTCAGTCCACCAAGGCCTGCGAGCTGTTCCTGAAGAACCGGGCCGTGGCGGTCCAGACGGCAATCCGTCAGCTGCGTATCGAGGGCGCCACGCTGCTCTACATCCACAAGCTCTGCAACATCTTCTTCACCAGCCTGCTGGAGACGGCCAAAGAGTTCGAGATGGACTTTGCTGGGAACACGGGCTGCTACTCCGCCTTCGTGGTGTGGTCGCGCTCTGCCATGAGGATGTTCGTCAACGCCTTCAGCAAGCAG GTGTTCGACAGTAAGGAGAGTCTGTCGACGGCGGCCGAGTGCGTGAAGGTTGCTAAAGAGCACTGCCAGCAGCTGACAGAGATCGGCCTGGACCTGACCTTCACGCTGCAGTCGCTGCTGGTCAAGGACGTGAAGGCGGCGCTGCTGAGCTACAAGGACGTCATCATCGAGGCCACCAAGCACCGCAACTCCGaggagatgtggaggaggatgaaCCTGATGACCCCCGAGGCCCTCGCCAAGCTCAAG GAGGAGATGCGCGGCTGCGGCGTCAATACCTTCGAGCAGTACACGGGCGATGACTGCTGGGTGAACCTGAGCTACACAGTGGTCGCCTTCAGCAAGCAGATGATGAACTTCCTGGAGGAGGGACTGAAGCTCTACTTCCCCGAGCTGCACATGGTGCTGCTGGAGAGCCTGCGCGAGATCATCCTGGTGGCCGTGCAGCACGTGGACTACAGCCTGCGCTGCGAGCAGGACGCCGAGAAGAAGGCCTTCATCCTGCAGAACGCCACCTTCCTGCACGACACGGTGCTGCCGGTGATGGAGCGCCGCTTCGAGGAGGGCGTGGGGAAGCCCGCCAAGCAGCTGCAGGACCTGAGGAAGAGCACCCGGCCAGTGCGGGTCAACCCCGAGAGCACCACCTCTCTGGTCTAG